The Bacteroidia bacterium DNA window GTAGTGTAAAAAAATTATTCACTTCTCAAAAGACAGAGTTTAAATTACACCCTCCTATGACAATACGGACGTAGGTTTACCGACATTCCATAGATCTGAAAAGCTGCTCTTCCGTTGCATTATGATTATAAATTACCTTCATCCAGTAAATAGCATCCTGATGTGTTTAGAACCCGGCTACAAATATCCGGCTTTGTATCTATAGAACAACTCTTTTCAAACGAACTATTGCACAAAATCTTACAGACCCATGAAATAAAAATGGAGACAAGCGACAAAAATATGCGTTAACAATTCTTTTTTCGATCTTATGGAACTAAAATAAGAACATCCGCTGTTACCATTTAATACCGAAATCGCCTAAGCATCTATACCCAATAATTTTTCTTTATCCAAGATATTTTATCCTTACCCATTGCCTGATTATCAATATCGAAAAATAGAAATTGGTTGAAAGGTATCTCTTAAAAAGTCTCCTGGGTTCTTGCATGAATCTGTAAAACCATTCCAATCCATTCTTACGCATCCAAGCCGGAGCCATGCGCTGGGTTTGAGCAAAAATGGGAAATGCTGCACCTACCCCCAGCAGGATTGCATTGATCTTACTGCTGTTTTCCGCCATCCATTTTTCCTGCTTTGGGCAGCCCAATGCAACCAAAACAATTCCGGCCCCGGACGAATTAATGCGATCGATGTCCTGCCGGATCTCGGTCTCCGATAACTGCCGGAATGGCGGGGAAAATACTCCTCCCACAATCAGGCAGGGTAATTCAGTACTGATGCGTTTCTGGATTGCCTGCAAAATTTCCGGAGTAGAACCATACAAGTAGACAGTAACTTTTTCGGCTTCTGCCTTTTTCAGGATCGCGGGCATAAAGTCCATGCCGGCAATACGCTCCTGGTTGATTCCGTGCATCAGCTTTACAGCTTTTTGCAGCGGTACACCATCGGCCAATGTATAAACTGAACTATTCACAATTTGCTGAAATCCTTTATCCTCATGCGCTTCAATTGTCATATGGCTGTTCGCAAAGCAGGCATAACCTTTCTGGTGGTTTTTGCCCATTTGAATTACTTCATTCAGCAATTCATTAAAGCCAATAATGCTCACCCCAAGGCTAATGATATGTTTTTTAGGAAATATCATTTAAAGCATATTGACTTTTGCCGTTTCTCCTATCACCTTTTTATAGATCTTTATTAGTA harbors:
- a CDS encoding WecB/TagA/CpsF family glycosyltransferase: MIFPKKHIISLGVSIIGFNELLNEVIQMGKNHQKGYACFANSHMTIEAHEDKGFQQIVNSSVYTLADGVPLQKAVKLMHGINQERIAGMDFMPAILKKAEAEKVTVYLYGSTPEILQAIQKRISTELPCLIVGGVFSPPFRQLSETEIRQDIDRINSSGAGIVLVALGCPKQEKWMAENSSKINAILLGVGAAFPIFAQTQRMAPAWMRKNGLEWFYRFMQEPRRLFKRYLSTNFYFSILIIRQWVRIKYLG